Proteins from one Desulfonema limicola genomic window:
- a CDS encoding (2Fe-2S) ferredoxin domain-containing protein, translated as MDKPQHHIFVCASFRAGGEAKGSCHKKNSTEFLPYIENEILDRGLDAQVTSTGCMKACDYGPVMVIYPGGHWYGPVESEDVIDEILDALEDRTVAENYLLS; from the coding sequence ATGGATAAACCTCAGCATCATATCTTTGTATGTGCAAGTTTCAGGGCAGGAGGAGAAGCAAAAGGCTCATGCCATAAAAAAAATTCCACGGAGTTTCTGCCCTATATTGAAAATGAAATTTTAGACAGGGGACTGGATGCCCAGGTTACAAGTACAGGCTGTATGAAAGCATGTGATTATGGTCCGGTTATGGTTATTTATCCTGGAGGTCATTGGTACGGGCCTGTTGAAAGTGAGGATGTTATTGATGAAATTCTGGATGCTCTTGAAGACAGGACGGTGGCAGAGAATTATCTTTTGTCTTAA